The segment GCCATAAAACGTAGAGTCTTTTCCTTCGCCACGCTTAGTTTGTGGCTTCCCTACATCATGTAAAAGTGCGGCAAATTTCACGTGAAGCGGATAATCATGCTCTGCCGCCCACTTTAAAGCATACAAGTTGTGCTCAAAAACAGTGTATATGTGGTGTTTGTTTTGTCCCACACCTATGCCTTTTGCTATTTCCGGCAAAACAAGCTCTAAAAGCCCAGAATCCTGCATAAAAAGAATGCCGTTATGGGCGTATTTATTATCTATCATCTTAATCAATTCGTCTTTAATTCTCTCTTCCGCAACATTTTTTATCCAATGAGCATTCTCTTTTATCGCCTGAAATGTTTCACCCTCTATTGTAAAATTTAACTGTGTTGCAAAACGCAAAGCGCGCATAAGGCGCAGGGCATCTTCAGAAAAACGCTCATTAGGGCTGCCTACCGTACGCACAACCCCTTCCTTAAGATCTTTTTGACCTTCGAAAAGATCTACAATATCATATGCTTTCTTTTTTGGCCTAAGAGCTAAGGCGTTTATTGTAAAATCGCGTCTTTTTAGGTCTTCTTCTAAGGATTCTGTAAAATCAACACTATCGGGATGGCGCTTATCAGAGTATTTTGCCTCAGACCTAAAAGTGGTAACCTCTACTATTTTTAAACTTTCGTCTTTCGAATCTGTCTTTACGGCAACAGTTCCGAAATCATTCTCATACACACTATCAGGAAATAATTTTTGTATTTTTTCGGGCTTTGCGCTTGTTGTTAGGTCCCAATCTTTCGGAGTTCTATCTAATAAAATATCGCGCACGCATCCGCCTACGACATAAGCTTCAAATCCCGCTTCTTCAAGGGTTTTTATAATATTTTTTACTTCTTTAGGTAACTTCATTGTTGTTTTAAAATAAGTCTTACACATTTAGACTACCCCAAAACATCTCTATTGTCTATTGGTGTGAATTATGGTATATTTCATGTGAAAAGTGGCCACAAAAAGCGCCCGTAGCTCAACCGGATAGAGTGGTCCGATGTTCATCGGACAGGTGGTGGAGTTTTAATACTTATCATGAAAACAGGGATTTATATTCTAAAATGCTCTAACGGTAGATTTTACATAGGTAGCACAAATAACATTGATAGAAGAATAGAAGAACATAAAAATGGACAGGTTATATATACAAAAAATATTTTACCTGTTAAACTACTCCTGTTTCATCCCTGCACAACAATAAAAGAAGCAAGGCAAATAGAATATAAACTAAAAAGACTAAAAAACCGCACAATTATAGAAAAGATAGTTCAGGATGGAACTATAAACATGCGCCCGTAGCTCAACTGGATAGAGTGTCTGGCTTCGGACCAGAAGGTTGGGGGTTCGAATCCCTCCGGGCGTACTAATAATTAAAACACCTATTTCAGTAGGTGTTTTAATTATTAGTACGCGGGATTCGAACCCGCGGAGGGGTCCCGCCAGAGGCGGGCAGGCGGGGAACCGTTGAGTATACATAAGTTTTTAAAAACCCTTTGAATGGGGTTTTTAGTTTTCCCCAATAAAAAATATTGATTTTGTGCTACTATTAACTTAATGAAATTGGGCATTAAATTTTTCTTAATTTTTGCAGTGTTGGTATCTGTTGCCGGTTTTTTTGTTGTAGAAGATGTCTCTGCTCAAGGGCAGTATTATTGCCAAATGAGTACTGCGGGGTGTGTATTAGACCCGGGAATATCTCCAACCTGTCAACAGGGATATACATATGACTGCGGTCAATTCACAACGCTTTCCTCTTGTTTTAATAATCCACACACTTGTGAAATAGCAGGCAATCAATTTTCCTGTAATTACGATTTCGGAAGAAGT is part of the Candidatus Spechtbacterales bacterium genome and harbors:
- a CDS encoding GIY-YIG nuclease family protein, with the translated sequence MKTGIYILKCSNGRFYIGSTNNIDRRIEEHKNGQVIYTKNILPVKLLLFHPCTTIKEARQIEYKLKRLKNRTIIEKIVQDGTINMRP
- a CDS encoding CCA tRNA nucleotidyltransferase, which translates into the protein MKLPKEVKNIIKTLEEAGFEAYVVGGCVRDILLDRTPKDWDLTTSAKPEKIQKLFPDSVYENDFGTVAVKTDSKDESLKIVEVTTFRSEAKYSDKRHPDSVDFTESLEEDLKRRDFTINALALRPKKKAYDIVDLFEGQKDLKEGVVRTVGSPNERFSEDALRLMRALRFATQLNFTIEGETFQAIKENAHWIKNVAEERIKDELIKMIDNKYAHNGILFMQDSGLLELVLPEIAKGIGVGQNKHHIYTVFEHNLYALKWAAEHDYPLHVKFAALLHDVGKPQTKRGEGKDSTFYGHEVVGAKIAEKLLKRLKFSKKFTEKVVLLVRYHLFYYEVGEVTESSVRRLVAKVGSDNMDDLVKVRICDRMGSGVPKPEPYRLRHFRYMIDRVQKDPISVGMLKVDGEDVMRAADVKPGKKIGRILNILLDEVLDEPKKNERKYQLEKIKDLSAKTDKELEKLEKKAKDKQNKFEQSVDEELKRKYYL